CTGGGCGCTCGGCGTGCACGCCGGCTTCACCTTCTCGGCCGGCCTGATCGACTACGCGCTGGGCTTCAGCAAGGCGACCCACCCGCTGCTGATCATCCCGATCGGCCTGGTCTTCGCCGCGCTGTACTACGTGCTCTTCCGCTTCGCGATCACCAAGTTCAACCTCAAGACCCCCGGTCGCGAGGACGAGGGCGAGATCGAGGACGTCACCAAGGCCTGACGCACCACCGCTCCCCCAGCGGACCCCGCCCGACTGCTCCGGGCGGGGTCCGCCGCGTTGTGCCCGTCCTCAGATCCAGCCCAGCCGGGCCGCGTGCACGCCCGCCTGGAAGCGGCTCTGGGCGCCGAGGTCGGTGGTGAGGTCGGCGACCAGCCGGCGGACCGTCCGCTCGGAGATCTCCAGCTTCCGGGCGATCGCCTGGTCGGTGAGGCCCGCCGCGAGCAGCCGCAGCACCTCCCGGTGCCGGTCGTCGGGCACCGGGCGGCCCAGCAGGTCCGGGGGCACCCAGGCGGCGGCCCAGAAGTACTCGAACAGCTCGCGGACGAGGGCGAGCACCGCGGCGTCCCGGACGACCAGGGCCGTGTCCGGCGCGCCGCCGGGCGCGGGCAGCACCGCGAGGGTGGTGTCGACCGCGATCAGCCACAGCGGCAGGCTGTGCGCGACCCGGATGCCCGCGCCGGCCGCGGTGAGCTCCTGGACGTGGGCGAGCACGGCTCCGTGGCGCAGCGCGGCCGCCGGGTAGACGGTGCGCAGCCGTACCCCGTGGTCGAGGGCGATCCGTTCCCGGGCGAGCTTGCCGTCGAGGGCGGCCGGGGAGGGTCCTGGCCGGGGCGCAGGGAGAGGGCCTCGGTGCGGGCGCCGCGGGCGGCGTCCTCCAGGAGGGCGGCGATGCGGTCGGCGCCGTGGACGAGTTCGTGGGTCGGCGGGCCGGGTTGCAGGGGAGGTAGTGGCTGTGCAGCCGGGCGATGCCGTCGCCGGTGCGGCGGGCCGCGGCGAAGAGTTCGCCGAGGGTGCTGTCGGCGTCGCCGAGGAGTTGGCGGACGGCGGTGGCGACCGAGACGGCGGCGAGGCCGCTGCCGGTGCCGGTGGTGGGCTGGAGCAGTCCGAGGCGGCGGAGTTCGGCGACCGCCGCATCGAACTCGTGCTCAGGCCAGCCGAGTTCGTCGCGCAGGTGGGGCAGCGGCCGGGCCGGGTCGGCGAGCAGCGTGCGGTAGAGGGCGGTGCTGTTCTCCACGGCGGCGACGATAGTCAGCCATTCGCCATCCGGACGTCGAATTTCGCCATTCGAGACGGTCGATCCGGTCCCGGCCATGGCCGGTTCCGGCGGGTCGCGGGGGCGGTCGGGATGCGGGGCGCGCCGCCAGGATGGGCGGCATGGCGATTTCCGAGGCTCCCGTGATCTGGTTCGACGGCGCGCTGGTCCCCTGGCGGGACGCGCGGATCCATGTGCTCACGCACGGGCTGCACTACGGCACCGGGGTGCTGGAGGGCACCCGGGTCTTCGACACGGCGGACGGCCCGGCGGTGTTCCGGCTGGAGGACCATCTGCGCCGGCTGG
The Kitasatospora paranensis genome window above contains:
- a CDS encoding helix-turn-helix transcriptional regulator translates to MLAHVQELTAAGAGIRVAHSLPLWLIAVDTTLAVLPAPGGAPDTALVVRDAAVLALVRELFEYFWAAAWVPPDLLGRPVPDDRHREVLRLLAAGLTDQAIARKLEISERTVRRLVADLTTDLGAQSRFQAGVHAARLGWI